The genome window ATTATGTGCCGCATGAGTACATATCAGATTCAGAAGATGCTTCTGAGGACCAAGGGGATGGACAATCGCGAAGAAGGTCTCTGCAGCGCGCAAGCAAGTCTCGTTGCAAGAAATATCTCCAACTGGAGGGAAGCATTGATGATGAGACATTCATCCAGGCTGCACAAGCTTCTATTGCGAAAGCTCTTAAGCCGGAGAGGAGCTCGAAAAAGGGGCAGCCACCGGCTAAAAAGGCGAAACTTGCACCTCGGTCTAAGAAACAAGCAGTTCAACAGAGCGATGACGAAACTGGCAGTAACAACCCAAAGGCTGATGAGAATAATCCCGAATCTGCTGCTGATGCTGAGCAAGAGACTGAAAGCTTGGACGATAGTCTTTCTTCCGCGGGACGACTGAGAAGTGGAAATTATCGaggtgatgacgatgatgatgattgtgaaCCTCCACCGGAGTTGGATACCACCAAGGAAAATTTTGCGAAGAATATTATTCGTGCGTATCACTGCCGCAGTCAGTACCTGTCCAGATGTCTGATTTGTCATGAGAAAATTGGACGGAAATCTGGCGTTTCCCATTACGTGAACAGTCATCGCGACAGGGAAAATTACGTATCGCGAATTACGAAGAGTGATGTGATGAAACTTCAATCGGAGACGATGAGTTTTGCGTTTCTTTCCGCTAGTAAGGGCTCCGTAAGCACATACGTGGCTTATTGCTTCTTCTGTCAAGTGGAGCATTGTTTGTCGATGAGAAACTGGTGGGAGCACTATACTCGTCACACGGGGGAGTACGGATTCGAGTGCTCTGCATGCAAAGTCCGTCGATCATGCCGGCAACAAATGAATCGTCATGTTAACATCGAGTGTACAGAGAAACACGCTGAGGTCGTAGTCATTAATGAACTTGATCCTGAAGCGAGGAGGATCGATGCATACGTATGTCTTCTCTGCTTCTACATTCAGTTGCATATTGAACCCTTGTTGCGTCATATGCATACGGAGCACGGATTTTCAGCGAACACAGCCGAAATTCCAGAAGGCACTTATCAGACAGTGAATATGTTGAAAATTGAGCAAACACTCTACGAGATGAACGAGTATTCACAAACGCTTGAGTCTTCCTTGGAGGAGGAGGCGCAGGATGACATGTCCTTTATGATTTGTAACATGCTCGCCTCTTCCACCGAACAAGATCAGACTAGTGTCGAGGCTAATGGCGGATATTTTACAGTTGCCGCATTGCCGGAAAACTCTTTCGATAACAAGCCTCCGTCGCCAGAAATGATAATTCCTGAGTTTATTATTCCGAAATCAGAACAGGGGGATGTAAAAAATTCAGGAGTTCACATTGGGGTTGATGACGCCACAAAAATGTCGAGTTTGGTTGGAGCTAATGTTGCTGGCGTTGAAATTGATCCTTCCTTGGTACGAGTGAAAGTTGAGAAGGACGCCTGTGTTGGAAGTTTGGGAATTCCTCAAGATTCAGTACCAATGGTGAAAATTATTGGCAATAGTGAGTCAAGTGCGGGCGAAAAGGATGTTTTACCAGCTGTTCTGGATGTGAAGAAGGAAAATCAACCCCCGCCCGGTCCCCGTGAAACTAATAACATTTGTGATACCTCCAATAACCAAATCAGTGATACCAGTCAGGGGGACGAGTTAGTCAAACAAGATGAGTCCGCGGCGACTATCGAAGAAGTAAGCGATGGAATACCCACTGAATCACAGAAATGTGATCAAAAATCTGTCCCTAAGGCTCCAGTGCATTTAGATGCTACGAATCCCATCTCATCTCTTGTTTGGTCTGAAGATGACAACTCAAACTGTTCAAACTCTAAAGACACAGTGAGAAAATCTAACCCCAAAGAAACTACACCAGCGAAAGTTATGGAGATTGAATCAAGTGACGCGAGTCAAACATCAACCTCGATTCGCGCATTTCAGTCAGTGGGGAATAAAAAAACTGAATCCCTTCCCTTAGCCAGTCAATCCAATCAAAGTAAATCACACAACACGTTTCTACCCGACGAGGTAAACTCGCTAACTGAATCGGCCACGGAAAGAATATTCCACAGCGTGACTGATTCGATTGTTGACTCAGTACTTGAATCGAATGAAGTCACGACAATACTTTCGGATTCGACATCTGAACTACTAGAAAGTGccatcacgtcatctgcatcTAATACATCAGAACTGCCCGAAACGATATCGTCGGACTCGATACAAAGTGGTCCACAATTTCTCAAGTCATCTGATTCGCCGTTGAAGCCCGATCTTCCAATTAACGAGTCGGATTTGCCAGAACCAATGGAAACGACGGAAACTGACGGTTTTTTGATTATAACATCGTTGGATGCCAACAGTGAAATGGCTGACAATGCAATGGCGTCGGAGGTGGATACAGAACTTGCAGAAGTGAATGAAACCATTCTCGGTGACTATGATTCAGCTGGTGTTGTAACTGATGCTGTAATCACTGCTGATTCGGGATGCAATGGAGTTTCCCTGGGAATTGTAGAGGGGAATGAAATTTCAAGCAATGATTGTTCCGTTTTACCTGTCGCTGTTACGGAACCAGTTGGAACGGACATTGAAATGAAGGATCTCGAAGGAGAGGTTTGCTAGAAGATGACAGTTGGATTGATTCTCTTTACAATGAAAAATCCTCTACTAAACATCCAACTAGGATACCCACCAACTTTGATCTTGATTGCAATCATGCCCAATTCAAAGCTACACTCCAAGCCTAATGTTTGACTTCCAAAATTTGTCGGGCAATTAGATGCATAATAGTTTGCCTGCATTtatcaatttttaaatattgcaCTTGGGTGAGtgtttttatgaatattttttattggTCACAACCTAGTTCTTAGGGGGATTGTATTCTAAAAATTATTGTCTGTGTTAAACTGGGTGGGTTCTTGGTTGCCGAGTAAATGCACCTTCAAATTACCTAACTTTATCGGACTTATAGGTGTTATGACGATTGATGAAGTACTTCCTAAGCCGAAAAGATAATTTCTCTCATCACGCTAAACATGGTTAAGTTTCGGATTAGGAACTATGAGCAAGGATTATTGACAAATGTAGAGCAAAGCTTTCGATCgtcattaataataattcatattaatttctggaaatattctcctttttataaaagatattTCTAACAAGATTAGATGTAAGTTGGCCCATTTTCTGTCTGCTAGCATGAATGTTCTAGCTTTTTTCTAATTGGTTGAATGTATCATTTAAATTTGAAGAAAGAGAGATGTATGTATATAGAGTCATAAATTACCATACCTAGAGGTATAACTTTACATAATGAGTTAAGTTAAGATAGCTCGCATATAGTTTAATTGTAAATGTAAGTAActgcaaagttttttttcacaTATGTAAATATCCATTGAAATGAGTTTGAACACAACATTTTTGCTTGTTAATTTTACTAcaataataaagttaaattgAAAGGAAAGTGTCATGCCTTTTCTTGGTTGGTTGTGATTTTAGCGCCTAATATTGAGAAAATCTAGCGCCCGTGGTAAATATGATGCAGGCTCTCTGCTGAAAGTGAAAAACTCTATTCCATGCCTTCGGAAAAGTTACGATTGGCGCATTTGCAGGTTGTGACATCTTCCCATGGTCCGGACAAGAGCTCCCTTCTCCCTTCCCctgtctcttattttcaacaaaagccttgaagagaatcattttcccagcttgtggaaagaggctctcattatccccattcacaaaagtggcgatcgttcgcttgccgagaattaccgccccatttccctcctctcctcctgttccaaaatcctggaaagatatgtcagcgactggttgtccgcccactttggccaacacatagtgaaagaacaacacggcttcgttaaacgtaggtccactgcactccaacctgcttgactttaccaactttgtcgccaaatgtctaaattcacggcaagaagtgcataccatttacactgacttcgcgaaacccttcgacactgtaaatcacaagatacttctatccaaactttcgtccctaaacgttcccataccacttgttttatggcttgcctcttacctttccaaccgatcctgccgcgtctcttttgacggctgtacttcccgctccttccccccctcttctggcgtcccaccggggtctattctgggtccttgcTTGGGGTTTGCATTTCATCCTACCTAACACCCCTGATGGGCATTTAAGAGACTATGGCGATATTAATTAAATTCGACCCCAATTAAGGAAGTTTATTCAAGTAGGTAGAGATGCAAACTCTACATCGAATCCTTCGAATATAGCCGGGTGGGGAGTCACCTGAAAGATTGTTGCTTTTAATTCATTTTACCGTGGGCGGCTGGTTAGATAGTTCACTTTTGAAATTTACAGCAACATAGAAGATCCTTTTGCAAATTTTCTATTGGTAAATCAAAGAAGTTCTCCTAAATCTTCTGATAGAATGAAAGCACGGGTTACACATTAGAAGAATGTGGGATTAACTTTTGTTGAAGAGCTACATGCCGCAAGTGAATTTTTTGGCTTCATTCCCTTTCCAGCCTGAGAAGTTAAATGTCTTGTCCTTTTCTTCGTTAGTTGGTTGTTATTAGAAAGTtgtcattttcaaggttttatgtgaaacaaattcTTAttggaatcgattcaatgtctgtcagtcCATCTgacacacccaatttattcggaaacggctaagcctattgtcacgaaatttggttggaacatgtggtctatgaatcctTTTACAGTAAGTCTCCCCATTTTACGCTGAATTTAAGGAGAACTTCCAATACATATGCAAGGAGggagtacatttttttcacagaatatggtcatgtcgagtatcaaagggctcgattagtacttttcgaaactgattttatttataatattggGTGCAATTTAGGGAAGTTAGGGCTCAAAGTGTataccccgaaaagtgtaacaggtcgaAGGTTGGAAAATtccaaccgagaaatctgaaaataaaccccattgatgcatctatacaaaaactaggcctcaaaatacatctctgctcaaataaagttttagaaatttacccggaagttcatcctagaagtacaaaattcggtacCATACGtgataatataataaacaaatttggaaagtttggaaaaatacaactattattaacaaagtcatggAAGGTGAAAATATCGCAATGAaagatgtgtatgacgtcattattaaataaagtgaactcatataaaTGGCGGAGTTAGGTATATCAAGGAACATTTCAAGTTTTTAgttatgtatgaatggaaaaacgtgcataagaAATTTCTCAAGCAATAtggatacaaaacctttatatacgaagcgttcagcttccggtatttcgacctGCTGTATTTTACTTAGAAGTTTGAACATTGCCTCGTTATTGACACAATATGGGAGTGCTAAATTCAAGGTGAGATAATATAATTCACAGTAGAATGAAAACAAAGTTACTAAAATAACTGATCAGGATCAGGATGTAGACGGGATTATGCCACCACACAAAATCCTTCCTGATCTTTTCTGGTCTCAGGTTCAACAATATTCAACGATTTTCTAGGCCCTATTCACTTCTCAGTTCAGTGTCTATTCATAGATGAACGCTTATAAAGTCTCCGTTAAGAACTCTCACCGGGGATTTGGCTAAAATAATTGAGGACAAAGCCAGAGCAGCTGCAAATAAGAATTTAGATCAATCGAGCCCCAACCCCACTTGAACTTCCCAGATGTCCAACCAACTGCAGACCGAGTCATCTGCGAACAtcctttaaacaaattaaaagtttcCTTAGTGAAAAGTCAATCCTAAAAGGGCCCCAAGGTTTACTTTCTTTCCTGGTTAaaaagctgccagtgaaaaccCTTAAACTGCAGCGCCATATCTTCAATGGAATTTCAAAAATCAGATGTTTTCCAAACTACTGGGAAAATGCAACAAAACGCACAAAGATTTCAAAACCTGGAAGTCTTTCCACTCaaatccttctccgaccctgcagtctcttctgtagagcCGCGAacgttaatataataataatcattggcgcaacaatccatattggatcaggaccttgaagtgtgttagagcacctcattcaagaccgtaacggtagactacagtagtacactgtaggaggcaatgtggtcagcatcgcgctcgccagagattattaccttgatttgactctggtactcatacccagctgagtcgactggcatccgatgccaccagtgagatttgaagtttgaagttttaccaacaagccagcaggatcaAGCTacacacacctcgatgctcattctaccaagaaaagagggaaaactgatttccgacaaaattggcatattggagggatgcgttgagtattttgatgaactgctcaacaaccaaaatatcagtgaattgaaggtcccgccaactggagacgatAGACAAATGCCGCCAACACGAAggttggaagaaacagtccatgcaatccatcggcttaaaatctacaagtcgccaggaggatggaattacaggtcaattgtttaaatatgaaggcgaccaactacaccagtacagcaattacagaggtatcacgttgctgagtaccatctaccaTATCAAAGAATCTtcagtccaggcaaatcagcaacagatcagattttctctctgcgccaagcgatgaaaaaactgttgaaatatggacatcagttgcaccatcttatcatcgacttcaaggccgcctattaCCGCATaggcaggataaaactgtacacggccatgagggaattcggtatcaatGTGCGAGACTAGATAAAACCAGAaggattcaacatcaacaacagattTCCTATCATGCgttttctttaacctggccctggaaaaagtgattcgcgatgcagacgtcaatgcaagaggcgccatcctcttcaagtccacccaattactggcctacgctgaggatattgatattattggaagaacaacccgagatgcacagtctaccctcatccagatcgagcaggcgacgcgagatcttgggctgcgcatttatgaaggcaagacaaagtacattgTGGCAGCGTCAGCGCAAAAGaataaagaaccaacaacatcgaatcgcactgatcaaacgaaaacaatgaagataggagactacagctttgagaccgttgaaaattttccctatctagggtcgaaaatcgcaaccgataacagctacgatgatgaaatccggccacagttgttggcagccaacagagcctattacagcttacaaaaaccgtttcgctcgaaaagtctcaccatgctatttttattttttattaacgaccttcctcccctccttacttgtccctgttagctctatgccgacgaacttaagctgttttccgctatatcgtcgcctatggactgtgtttcccttcagaataacctggacactctggttcgttgatgctcgactaatggtttagcgctaaacgtcagaaagtatcactctatgtgctactccctaaaatcctcacccacttctttctcctactcgcttgacggacattccttatcctgcttaaattccactcaagacctcggagtcactttcgacaataagctccgctttgacacccattgcctcgatgtcatcaatcgagcagtaaaattgtcaggctttattcttcgctcctcctctgattttgactccataaaACCCtctttagctctcttcaattccctcgtaaggaataccctccagtattgctccgtgatctggtcaccctcccataactgtgattgtcttacccttgaaaatgtgcaacgtaaattcacccgttccctcttttttaagaaaagcttccctcgtgtggattacccctcccgcctccgctttctaaaccttcccttcctacaacagcgtagatcctatctggatcaatgcacattctttaaactttcctcgggtctgatggactgctccgccgctgacgagatcacctgccgtcctgcgtcttataacacacgtaacgcagatattttcaacgtgcccttcgcagagctcgaagtctattttcattccccgattcccaggctttgccgaaattataatgcaaaacagtttggtccttttaacttccctactttaagtagttttaaacgtagcataagttttttgctttctcctcctcctcctgaggacaataattaattggaattctctctgtttgttgtccgttaattaaataaataaataaataaataattaattccACATGGACGGTAACAAGTAGCTTAAGAGGATGCGGAAACATTTCACCACGATATTTAATAGTATAATGCCCCGTGAAATTGCACCCTGATCTTTGCAGGGTCTTTTCCATATGACCCCTGCGATCTCTGCGACGTAGCTCCTTCTCCCCTTCCCGACAGAAAATagaggttggtttccgctctcGATTCTCCTGTACCCACCATAACATCAGGAGGAAGCTTTTGACAGTGGGACATCCTAAAAGGACTAATGGACAGGTAGGCATCAGTgccccgaggagcccaattagcgacgttttgatgctacaaaaaTCGTGACaactgttatgagagcagggaggcagcgTCCAGCTGGttcagatcttcaaagccaacccgtagcattcacgaaggaaagtagctcttccaccctGCAACTACATATCTCTCTGTGGCCCTCATAGAATATTTTACCAAGTGGCCGTAGCCTGGCTCtcgctagagctgggcaatcgtaaagaaagtgcatgagatcATCTTCTTATCAAGTGCATcttctcttctccgcagcttcggcgaTGCGAATTGTAGCGTATGCCgggcctggcggcatggtcccctatgggccagtatcccgtgcagaccgcgtaatcttgtatgcatttgcatgcgtctggcacagacgctctcgtgatcggattttgttataagcgggccaaatccttctTGACTTGGCACTTCGCCATCTAATGTACGcgactgctaagtagtgcaaATAAATTCCGCCAGCAAGACACCGAGTCTACCCGCCGAAGGACgggcaagagcagagccccgcctggccaatctatttgtccgctcattcccctttacgtttctatgaccgggaacccagaggaaggtgactttgagcgtgccgcccagactgttcagcgcgtttctgcattgCCCCACCCACCTGGAGGATATCGTCGCTGAGTAGAATCCTCAGATTTCCAGTATcgctagtacttccgcttggaatacactagcgaaacctgggagaccacatGACTCGGATATActgtgtgtatttgagaaaGCCCCACCATCGATTCCACATACCATTTTTGATCCCTCGGTGAAGAACAcagtgtcatagtcttgcaacacgccgccggtcttccactgtTCCCTTGTTAGAAAGTCCacaacaaagtttctcgtgaagttcagcttgtgtgtggcatagtccgtggggaatgctcagattttccgaggtacttcgtctagggtgTTTCTAtgaccgtagggcttcgctgcccTGCATCCGGatagcactgcacgctacaacgaatttaatgtggaggtctaggggtaggagatgcaggagtacattgagatcaTTTGCCGAACAGATCTGCAGAATTcaggtagcacctgcacacgtggttctttgaatcctatcaaGCTTCGTtctacgttaggattggacgcaccgcAGCTGTGTACATATAGATAACCATCCCGAGACACACTTCGAAAGCTGCAAATTTATCAGTGTTACCCTCAACATGATCTGCTTGGGTGGGAGGTTCGCCAGTCCCCGTTAGACCGTCGATCCCCATCTCCTCTAACAGGTTagtggcgtcgattggatccaggtccTCGTCCGGCTTTGCAAAGCGGAACATTTTCAcgtttgcgttcctgacttcgaaccgcactttatagtctatcttttccagtgcctccaggcacggTTTGGCTATTTGTCTGTGCTTCCTCCTACTCAACCGTCCATGGAAATCCAGGGGTTTTGAAAGCGCAGGGATTTAACGAGCTTATCCTTATCCAAgcagatcttcggcaaccagttGCGAGCGACCGgactcctgggaatctcgtcgtaggggatgactttcagctttacgccctcccagaaCGAGAAAGTTTCTAAAGAATTGGTCCtcacaagctataacgtggaacccacgggccacctgagaggaatGAAAGTAGGGGATGGATTCCACGTATTAGCCCTTGGCGAAGATGGCCATCtctgacagcctggcctcaacagtGTGGACCagctccggcgctagtttgccgctagcggaattgccatcTGCCAGTGCCGCATGTAAGTAACTACAGGGCGTGTCGCTGCAGAGTTTCGCAGTTGGAGGCTGGTCGGCTGGCTATTTCtgcttacttttctccagaggttgcttagcgcccgagctcttgcccactctgctccactTGTGCCTTTGTTCGACCTcgccttgagatcgattgcgtttgagggTAGTGGACTTCACTTTTTGTTCGTCTGCGAGGTCTTTTCATCCCACTCTCctcattcttagcaatcttgctgagaatatacgtggccttctggtactggctcttaagCAGGATACCAGTGGAcattcgcttcttagccggtttccggtgaccgacgtttttgtcggtctttacttttcAGGGTTCCTCGGACGTTaacggtttcgggttagg of Hermetia illucens chromosome 4, iHerIll2.2.curated.20191125, whole genome shotgun sequence contains these proteins:
- the LOC119654791 gene encoding uncharacterized protein LOC119654791, with protein sequence MEVQQKIAEMQKYIPCLRGLIENLEKNKEKEGQVKKMQYLMDMLTRKDLSIKLETLNRCEEVLMKFYNKEPITATHSDGSCDQTDIPEKAKEEDQNSGDNCGSGSPDKVNSGPEAENLFNGSLPSTNGNSCDIPAQEENNSQVASDLVTNTESETAATKSNESPQLSRTEGDVGKTNFSIISYLGGVNQEGGTANEESAAKGPVLKSILEEAKSNEIAEDSQPLPSADSSDPSKEELVSEDPKLESNSDLIENNAKDTQPEKQDESLPNGTAKGSDAGGGESDMEIDEELTNSIALETEEKPSELSDVAGSIPEELDVAKSVNYPSSHVPDSDKILQMLQESNKAMEAPSTSLPVEEKSSKSDVVDLTSDDSNDGPSSKTEKTEPPSLRPINPTQVLKRPQAVFFKANSSKPITTPLPEPSADPLHLEIPKIATIDLLDSDSDDESKTKPRKNFEPNGQLKMPSPKPLTDKPMFTISSVQSISTLQQHYERRREVEKNLFEIVKANEYQAVHTVPRKYNKTVRAYLEKFVNNLLFEKNRVNLCLQKLQMCVRPERYKQIKRIIQTYCSEPVNDSSLPAPSPFCHRIKVYPEKLQFVMRQVFFYGSAISVIGYKVFSLAHQHEDRLPTKLVPEATKAQPKPTNRLPVIQKVASIADNIVPRKAMNSSKASTPSSSPVKSLPSASSSAFAIASAPSPKPSPVPVARKALTSRATSPLLVPNDDLLAPMTTRPASPDPVPTPPKQSRRRKRPSDDDDDDDENYVPHEYISDSEDASEDQGDGQSRRRSLQRASKSRCKKYLQLEGSIDDETFIQAAQASIAKALKPERSSKKGQPPAKKAKLAPRSKKQAVQQSDDETGSNNPKADENNPESAADAEQETESLDDSLSSAGRLRSGNYRGDDDDDDCEPPPELDTTKENFAKNIIRAYHCRSQYLSRCLICHEKIGRKSGVSHYVNSHRDRENYVSRITKSDVMKLQSETMSFAFLSASKGSVSTYVAYCFFCQVEHCLSMRNWWEHYTRHTGEYGFECSACKVRRSCRQQMNRHVNIECTEKHAEVVVINELDPEARRIDAYVCLLCFYIQLHIEPLLRHMHTEHGFSANTAEIPEGTYQTVNMLKIEQTLYEMNEYSQTLESSLEEEAQDDMSFMICNMLASSTEQDQTSVEANGGYFTVAALPENSFDNKPPSPEMIIPEFIIPKSEQGDVKNSGVHIGVDDATKMSSLVGANVAGVEIDPSLVRVKVEKDACVGSLGIPQDSVPMVKIIGNSESSAGEKDVLPAVLDVKKENQPPPGPRETNNICDTSNNQISDTSQGDELVKQDESAATIEEVSDGIPTESQKCDQKSVPKAPVHLDATNPISSLVWSEDDNSNCSNSKDTVRKSNPKETTPAKVMEIESSDASQTSTSIRAFQSVGNKKTESLPLASQSNQSKSHNTFLPDEVNSLTESATERIFHSVTDSIVDSVLESNEVTTILSDSTSELLESAITSSASNTSELPETISSDSIQSGPQFLKSSDSPLKPDLPINESDLPEPMETTETDGFLIITSLDANSEMADNAMASEVDTELAEVNETILGDYDSAGVVTDAVITADSGCNGVSLGIVEGNEISSNDCSVLPVAVTEPVGTDIEMKDLEGEVC